The sequence GCGGCGCTGATTTGTTCTATACTTATGGAGACTCTTATTTATGCAGCTCCTATACCCGGGAGTCCTGCGTCTGATACGGATCAAAACGCTCTGGAAACGGTTTTAAATGATGGGCTGGTCATGCATTCTTCCTTTGATGAAAGCAGTATATCCGGGAGCAGGGTAAAAGACCAGACCGGAAGAGGAAATGATGGAATCATTTACGGACAGCCGGTCTTTGTAAAGGGGATCCGGGGAAACGGCGTTTCCGTAGATAACGGGAGCAAAGCCGGACAGCCAAACACCAAAGCCGACCATTATATTTCCTATGGTCAGACTGGGGATTTGAAATTTGGAACGGAAGATTTTTCCCTGTCCTTCTGGATGAAGACGGAAAATCACGGGCAGAATAACGGTACCATCCTTTCCAATAAAAACTATATAAGCGGCAGCAATACGGGGTGGGCATTTGGTAATTTTAATAATGTCAGTGATGTGGATATGAGAATGAATTTTTCAGGAACAGGAAACAGCCGGGTGGAATTAAAAGGAATCCCTGCCAACGATGACAAATGGCATCATGTAGCCGGCAGCTTTGACAGGGATGGCGATATGACGGTTTATCTGGATGGAGAGAAATATTCGTCTGTATCTATGACAGGGCACAAAGGAAAATCTGTTGATACGGGACTGGACTTCATCTTAGGCGGCGATGGCAGAGGGTGCTATGGCATGAGCGGCTGTACCGTTGATGAGCTCCGGATATACAAGAAGGCAATGAATGCCTCTACCGTAAAAACAATTTATGAAGCAGAAGGAGTGATGGCAGCAGTGGAACAAATGAAAAAACAGCTGACCTCCATCAAGCCGGGTTCCCAGTATTCTCTGGATGGGATCCGTGCTATGGAGCAGGAAATTGAGAATGTAGAAAAAGAACTGGAGGGCATGACAGCCGCCGCAGCTATGGCCGCCGTCAGCAGTCTGAAAGAGAAATACAATAAATTTTTAGAAGGCAGCGAGCCGCTTTGCAGTTTCCAGGTGGTAGCCGATGTCCATATAAAATCTGATAACCTGTCGGAAACCAATGCAGTGAATTTCATTGCAGGGTTAAAGGATATGAAAACTATAGCTTCTGACTCTCTGGGGGTATTAAATCTGGGTGATTTTACACAGAGCGGCACAGAGGCCCAGTATCGTGGGATTTATAATATCATGGATCAGTATTCGCCGGTTTCTGACGACAAGGTTATTATGGCCCTTGGAAATCACGATGTCAGGGGGTTCAATTCTGCTGACTGGAACAAGGATGAAACTGTTATCAGCGCATACTGGCCAACCGCAAAAGCTCTTTATCTGAAACATAATAAAAGATATATGCCGGGAAGCGGTGAAACCCTTTATTTTGACCGGTGGCTGGGAGGGTATCATTTTATTGTACTCAATACGGAAAACGGCTTAAAGGATACCATGTACCTTTCCGGGGAACAGTTAAACTGGCTGGAAGAGACTCTGGCTGAAAATGCCAGCCTGGATAAGCCAATTTTTGTCATGGGACACAATGCATTAAAGGACAGCCACTGGAGAAGCAATATCCTGCTGGATTTCGGTAACCAGGATTCCAAAGTAAAGGAGATATTTGCCAAATATCCACAGGTGATGTACATGTCCGGTCATATTCACAACGGTTTCGGCGTGGCGGAAGCCATTGACAGGGAATACGGCACCTTGATTGATCTACCCTCTTATAATGAGTCGGAAAACGGAGTAAAAGAAGCCGGAATCGGTTATCATGTAAAGATTTATGAAGACAGTGTGGTATTTAAGGCAAGAAACTTTAAAACCTCTGTTTGGCTGCCGGAGTACGATATAACCGTGGCTTTTCCCGGTCTTCCCTCCCTGTACAAAAAGGCGAAAAGCTTAAATCCCGGCGCTTATACGCCCGAGTCTTATGGGAAAATATTACAGCTTATGGAAGAAGGGAAATCGGTTTTCCAGAAGGAATACGATCAGAGTAAGCTGACCTATGAAAATGTGGCTCCTCCTGGGGTCAGCCTGTTTACCAGAGAGGTGAGGGTCAGGATCAATGAACTTGCGTCAGAACTTTCCGTGGCTATGAATGCACAACCAGTTGATTCCCAATTTCAGGAACTAAGGAAAAAGTGGCTGGTTACGCTGTTAGGCGGAGAGCTTAATACCGGCAATGAGGCAGTCCGCACATATATCCATGGTCTTGATGAAAAGGCCGGGGAATACTGGAATGCCATGATAAAGGGAAACGATGAGTCCAGGACAAATCTCTGGAGCGATCTGGATATGAGCTACATCAAAGGAACCGGCGCAGAAGCCAAGGTCCATTCCGGCAATGTAGCTGTGACCTTCTACCGGTTAAAAGATGTGGCAATCGCATGGGCAACAAAGGGATGCCAGCTGTACCAGAATGAGGAAGTAAAAAAAGAGCTGATCCTGGCCCTGGATTTTATGAATGAACATCATTATAACAGCAGCGATGAAAAGAACCCGGTGTTCGGAAACTGGTGGCACTGGGAAATCGGAGGTCCCATTGCATTTCTGGATACGGCTCTGATTCTATATGAGGACTTGACAGCGGATCAAATTGATCGCTATGCAGCGGCAGTCAACCGGTTTACGAACGTATGTGACCGTCCCTCCGGCTATCCTGGATCCCCGGCCATGACAGGAGCAAATCTAATCGACAAAGGCATGGTAGTGGTCCAAACCGGTCTTTTGACCGGCGACAGGGATAAGCTTTATCATGTGAAAAAGGCATATAAGACCGTATTTGAATATGTGACTACAGGAGATGGATTCTATGAGGACGGGTCCTTTATCCAGCATCAGGCCCTTTCCTATATGGGCGGATACGGTTCCCAGCTGTATGAGAAGCTGAGTATTCTGTTTTCCATATTTTCCGGCACTGATTTTGAACTTACCTATGAGGATCACGCAGAACAGCTGATCTTTGATATGGTATTTGAAGGGATCGAGCCATTTATCTATCATGGGCTGTGCATGGATATGGTATCGGGAAGAGATATTACCAGAAAGACTTCAAATGACAAAACAAGAGGCGCTGGAATCATGGATGCCATGATGCTGATGGGGGATGCCATGCCTGCAGAACAGCAGGATCGCTTTAATAGCATGATGAAATATTTCATTGGGATGGATGAGGATTATTATTACAGCCACAGTACCCATATTGCTTCTTTAATGAAGGCAAATCAGATTATGAACGATGCTTCCATTGAACCGAGGAGTGAGTATGTGCTTCACAAGCTGTTTGCAGGTATGGATAAGCTGGTACATATTATGCCGGAATTCGGATTCGCTTTATCCATGCATTCCAGCCGTACGTACGGGCATGAGCTGATCAACGATGAAGGCAAGCGCACATGGAATGTTTCCGATGGTATGGCATATCTCTACAACCGCGACAGAGACCAGTACGGGGAAGGCTACTGGGCTACTGTAGATCCAAAGCGTCTGGCAGGAACGACCACGGAATATGTCACCCGGCCCAACGGCGCCGGCGACCGGACAAAGAATATTTACAGCTGGGTGGGCGGTTCCAGCCTTGGCAGTTACGGTGCAGCAGGAATGCATTATAAGACCCTGGGCAATAGCGGCAGTACCAGATCAGGCACGGACGCTAAAAAGTCCTGGTTCATGTTTGATGACGAAATCGCAGCAGTGGGAAGCGGGATCACTTCCTCCACCGGTAATTACGTGGAGACCATTATTGACAACCGGAAGCTTAATAAGGACGGAAGCAATGAGGTGCTGTTCGATGGGGAAGCAAAGGATATCAGGGACGATGGTGAGGAACGTGTATCAAAAGGAACTAAAATAGACGGTGTCTCCTGGATCCATCTGGAGGGAAATGCGGCAGGCTCCGATATAGGCTACTTTTTTCCTGGGAAAACCGATGTCATGGCCTTGAAAGAAAAGAGGACCGGTAACTGGAATGCCCAGGGAACCAGTGAAGGGGAGGAAACAAACCAGTTTGCCACATTCTGGTTCGAGCACGGGAAAAAGCCAGCGAATGCGGATTATTCCTATGTGATTCTTCCTGGTAAGAATGCGGAAGAAACGGCGCAGTACTGCGAAAATCCGGATATTGAAGTTCTGGTGTGCAGCGAAGATGCCCATGCAGTCAGAGAAAAGGCCCTGGGAATCACGGCAGTGAATTTCTGGAATAACAAGGCAACGACTGCAGCGGGTATCACATCCAGTAAAGCCGCTTCTGTAACAATGCAGATCAATGGAGACGAAGCAACCGTAGGGGTGTCGGATCCCACCCAGGAGAACCATGGTACCATTGAGATTTCACTCCCATATATAGGCGGAGACATAAAAGAATCCGATGCCAATGTAGAGGTGCTTCAGAAAACACCGTTTATCAAGCTGGCTGTAAGGACAGCAGGAACGGCAGGCCGGACCAGCAAGATCACATTAAAGGTTAAAGAACCTAAGACATGTGAAATCATCGGTCTTTCCGGAGAGCTTGACCGGATCAAGGCAGATCCCGGAACAAAGTTCACGGATCTGCAGCTTCCTAAGACAGTGGAAGTCTATGACAATGCCGGAGGTACCCACACACTGGATATCTTATGGGAGAGAGGGGATTATCAGAAAGACGTATTCGGGACCTATGATTTGACCGGGCAGCTGATATTGCCTGAGGGGCTCTGCAATACGGCAGGATTTACCCCACGGATCCAGGTACAGGTCGGCGACGAATCCACACCAGTCATGGACAATGTTTATGTACAGGGCGGATCGGACAGCAATAAAAATTTCAGCGGTTCTTCCTACCTGATTGTAAAAAATGATGCGGGAGCACAGAATTATACAAGAAAATCCCTTATGAAGTTCAGCTTAGAACAGGTGCCGGAATCCATTCAGGCAGTTTATCTGACCTTTGAGCTGTCCGGTACGCCAAGTGCGGATTTTACCAGCGCGGATATTTATCAGGTGGAGAGTAATTGGGAAGGGGCTACGGTAACCTTTAACAGTTTTCCGACCCGTATGGACACAAATCCGGCAGCTTTCTTTACAAAAGCCATGACATCCGATAGCCTGATCCAGAAGCTTGATGTAGCGGAAGCTGTTAACAGGGCTAAAAAGAATGGAGACACTGAAATCTCCTTTGAGATCAGCATACCAACGGCAGCAAAAAATAATTACCTGGACATTCA is a genomic window of Lacrimispora sphenoides containing:
- a CDS encoding polysaccharide lyase family 8 super-sandwich domain-containing protein, yielding MKVKWKKICGAALICSILMETLIYAAPIPGSPASDTDQNALETVLNDGLVMHSSFDESSISGSRVKDQTGRGNDGIIYGQPVFVKGIRGNGVSVDNGSKAGQPNTKADHYISYGQTGDLKFGTEDFSLSFWMKTENHGQNNGTILSNKNYISGSNTGWAFGNFNNVSDVDMRMNFSGTGNSRVELKGIPANDDKWHHVAGSFDRDGDMTVYLDGEKYSSVSMTGHKGKSVDTGLDFILGGDGRGCYGMSGCTVDELRIYKKAMNASTVKTIYEAEGVMAAVEQMKKQLTSIKPGSQYSLDGIRAMEQEIENVEKELEGMTAAAAMAAVSSLKEKYNKFLEGSEPLCSFQVVADVHIKSDNLSETNAVNFIAGLKDMKTIASDSLGVLNLGDFTQSGTEAQYRGIYNIMDQYSPVSDDKVIMALGNHDVRGFNSADWNKDETVISAYWPTAKALYLKHNKRYMPGSGETLYFDRWLGGYHFIVLNTENGLKDTMYLSGEQLNWLEETLAENASLDKPIFVMGHNALKDSHWRSNILLDFGNQDSKVKEIFAKYPQVMYMSGHIHNGFGVAEAIDREYGTLIDLPSYNESENGVKEAGIGYHVKIYEDSVVFKARNFKTSVWLPEYDITVAFPGLPSLYKKAKSLNPGAYTPESYGKILQLMEEGKSVFQKEYDQSKLTYENVAPPGVSLFTREVRVRINELASELSVAMNAQPVDSQFQELRKKWLVTLLGGELNTGNEAVRTYIHGLDEKAGEYWNAMIKGNDESRTNLWSDLDMSYIKGTGAEAKVHSGNVAVTFYRLKDVAIAWATKGCQLYQNEEVKKELILALDFMNEHHYNSSDEKNPVFGNWWHWEIGGPIAFLDTALILYEDLTADQIDRYAAAVNRFTNVCDRPSGYPGSPAMTGANLIDKGMVVVQTGLLTGDRDKLYHVKKAYKTVFEYVTTGDGFYEDGSFIQHQALSYMGGYGSQLYEKLSILFSIFSGTDFELTYEDHAEQLIFDMVFEGIEPFIYHGLCMDMVSGRDITRKTSNDKTRGAGIMDAMMLMGDAMPAEQQDRFNSMMKYFIGMDEDYYYSHSTHIASLMKANQIMNDASIEPRSEYVLHKLFAGMDKLVHIMPEFGFALSMHSSRTYGHELINDEGKRTWNVSDGMAYLYNRDRDQYGEGYWATVDPKRLAGTTTEYVTRPNGAGDRTKNIYSWVGGSSLGSYGAAGMHYKTLGNSGSTRSGTDAKKSWFMFDDEIAAVGSGITSSTGNYVETIIDNRKLNKDGSNEVLFDGEAKDIRDDGEERVSKGTKIDGVSWIHLEGNAAGSDIGYFFPGKTDVMALKEKRTGNWNAQGTSEGEETNQFATFWFEHGKKPANADYSYVILPGKNAEETAQYCENPDIEVLVCSEDAHAVREKALGITAVNFWNNKATTAAGITSSKAASVTMQINGDEATVGVSDPTQENHGTIEISLPYIGGDIKESDANVEVLQKTPFIKLAVRTAGTAGRTSKITLKVKEPKTCEIIGLSGELDRIKADPGTKFTDLQLPKTVEVYDNAGGTHTLDILWERGDYQKDVFGTYDLTGQLILPEGLCNTAGFTPRIQVQVGDESTPVMDNVYVQGGSDSNKNFSGSSYLIVKNDAGAQNYTRKSLMKFSLEQVPESIQAVYLTFELSGTPSADFTSADIYQVESNWEGATVTFNSFPTRMDTNPAAFFTKAMTSDSLIQKLDVAEAVNRAKKNGDTEISFEISIPTAAKNNYLDIHSSRTAKEGAIKPSLVWKSDYVPEKVIKKNLSFIIDMASNINAEDYSNVDEAGLTQLLEEAKRVLQDPDAEMEEIHEMERRLTQELVKYRRKL